A single Corticium candelabrum chromosome 12, ooCorCand1.1, whole genome shotgun sequence DNA region contains:
- the LOC134187827 gene encoding uncharacterized protein LOC134187827: MDGTSYSKSKETDVYSLGVTLMELLTGQTPASHPRCRDRQVHLMEQREVCMTCMKMLYSQPSQRLTVSQALTGIANISETVEYIAGALRVTDGCALAAAALCVADGRASARRVAVDVVVGDLLDGVRWWCCCRHRCWLWCCCWCRCRLLLLLKCLCSCRHRSWSWWCCCWHLCQLLLLKCSCWSQCMGWCSSLVCAVVGVASTAAAAHIVAAAVGSGQIQVLLLMFLLLRNVVQVPLLNRVVQMPKLLLEVLVR; encoded by the coding sequence ATGGACGGGACATCATACAGTAaaagcaaagagacagacgTCTACAGTTTGGGAGTGACCCTGATGGAGCTGTTAACTGGTCAAACACCAGCCAGTCATCCTCGTTGCAGAGATCGCCAAGTGCATCTAATGGAGCAAAGAGAAGTTTGCATGACGTGTATGAAGATGTTGTATTCACAACCTAGTCAACGTCTGACTGTGTCTCAAGCGCTTACAGGAATAGCAAACATCAGTGAGACGGTTGAGTACATTGCTGGTGCTCTTCGTGTTACCGATGGTTGTgctcttgctgctgctgctctttGTGTTGCCGATGGTCGTGCTAGTGCCCGTCGTGTTGCTGTAGATGTTGTCGTTGGTGATCTTCTTGATGGTGTACGGTGGTGGTGCTGCTGCAGGCATCGTTGCTGGTTGTGGTGCTGCTGTTGGTGTCGTTGccggttgttgttgttgttgaagtgcTTGTGTTCGTGCCGGCACCGGTCCTGGTCCTGGTGGTGTTGCTGTTGGCACCTTTgccagttgttgttgttgaagtgcTCATGCTGGTCCCAGTGCATGGGCTGGTGCAGTTCCTTAGTCTGTGCTGTTGTTGGGGTTGCCagtactgctgctgctgctcatatagttgctgctgctgttggaAGTGGGCAAATACAAGTACTGTTGCTGATGTTCCTGTTGCTGAGGAATGTTGTGCAAGTACCATTGCTGAACAGGGTTGTGCAAATGCCAAAGCTGCTGCTGGAAGTGCTCGTGCGTTGA
- the LOC134188185 gene encoding kinesin light chain 3-like, with product MELEEAKAEITTGLKYLNSGNYAAGEASYRRVLQLYDSAAASPGPAHKSHALHCLGFCLSEQGQCEEGFRLLTESLNIKRNLVPGNKSNLAATLHVLGVCLSKQGKLEDAVRVLQEALGLERTLNNKADIARTLHVLGVCLSKQGKLEDALTVLQEALELRHSLGPNYKDSTARTLHELGICLSKQGKLEDALRVLQEALGLERTLNNKEYTAASE from the exons ATGGAGTTAGAAGAAGCTAAAG CTGAGATTACAACTGGTCTGAAATATCTAAATTCTGGAAACTACGCAGCAGGAGAGGCATCATACCGGCGTGTCTTGCAGCTGTATGACTCCGCTGCTGCTAGTCCAGGGCCCGCACACAAATCACATG CACTTCATTGTTTGGGGTTTTGCTTATCTGAACAAGGGCAGTGTGAGGAAGGATTCAGATTACTGACTGAATCCCTAAATATTAAAAGAAATCTTGTTCCAGGAAATAAATCAAATCTTGCTGCCA CTCTTCATGTACTTGGAGTATGTCTGAGTAAGCAAGGGAAGCTGGAAGATGCAGTGAGGGTTTTACAAGAAGCCCTTGGGCTGGAACGTACTTTGAACAACAAAGCGGATATCGCAAGGA CTCTTCATGTACTTGGAGTATGTCTGAGTAAGCAAGGGAAGCTGGAAGATGCTTTGACGGTTTTACAAGAAGCTCTTGAGCTTCGTCATTCTCTTGGCCCTAACTACAAAGACTCTACTGCAAGGA CTCTTCATGAACTTGGAATATGTCTGAGTAAGCAAGGGAAGCTGGAAGATGCATTGAGGGTTTTACAAGAAGCCCTTGGGCTGGAACGTACTTTGAACAACAAAGAGTATACTGCAGCGAGTGAGTAA